Proteins from a single region of Sediminitomix flava:
- a CDS encoding family 10 glycosylhydrolase, whose amino-acid sequence MKKFYILFLSLFITSSAFSQTTYDREFRAVWIATVFGLDWPNKYDTAEAQKEKLILMLDELERLNFNAVFLQVRTECDAFYSSAYEPWSRYLTGNVGGEPEYDPLAFAIEEAHKRGIELHAWLNPYRVNASTSYTYPEEHVSKKHPEWILKYADGKKILDPGIPAVSEYISDVVADVVANYDVDGIHFDDYFYSYNGTTSEDKDTFETYGADYTNIGDWRRNNITQMLGKVNRRIKELKPSVRFGISPFGIWKPNYPQGIVGMNAYNQIYADALSWLGVDVNSDTPVGIPVVDYLTPQLYWPIGGGQDYTSLVSWWADQCKKAERHLYSGHELKYLDQDVATAATARQSEEYPQDLHELKAYMNLSNLEANSRLQVQNTVSSENEIARQIQEDRKEENRNKNSLGSVFFRAQQVMNGINTEDVFGEAYAEVALPPAMPWLETVVPNAPSDLAIVGDSLIWTDNSKEIPNKKFVVYYGETANAEAVVIGLTYGTSIHISNVDLSNYEVKVLSENNMWEESELVKPNAPVVTNPTQLENEVLEAEVRIDWTLEEGSLGVEYQWATTKDFDEGSIVENRGTVDTSVTFSDLILGADYYFRVRSYNSLAGYGDWTEEVYHFYLKKDLPMAPSLLDLDESNELDIDHVQITWEYPMGVNSANYQWATTSDFAEESILLDEESEVTTKSFSELKIGQKYYFRIRSNSLLGYGEWSNTYLFYMDDALLVSPQILKPTDTENELLDVGTIEITWEYPLGTSSGQYQWATSSAFEESTILESTETQETDFSYTLDEGINYYFRIRSNAVGSQSEWSAIYHFYVKEKIPTGTDDDKLNRALKQNYPNPASDMTTVAFELEKRSEVQLLVHDIIGNRVYLKKEGTLEAGSHKLSLDVSKWTSGIYFYSIIIDDIQYTKKMVIE is encoded by the coding sequence ATGAAAAAATTTTACATTCTCTTTTTAAGCCTATTTATCACTTCCTCTGCTTTTTCACAAACAACCTACGATCGGGAGTTTAGAGCAGTATGGATTGCTACCGTTTTTGGACTTGACTGGCCTAATAAATATGATACGGCTGAAGCTCAAAAAGAAAAACTAATTCTAATGCTTGATGAGCTAGAGCGTTTGAATTTTAATGCAGTTTTTTTGCAAGTAAGAACAGAATGCGATGCGTTTTATAGTTCAGCTTACGAACCTTGGTCGAGGTATTTGACTGGAAATGTAGGCGGAGAGCCAGAATATGACCCTCTTGCTTTTGCAATTGAAGAGGCTCATAAAAGAGGTATAGAGTTACATGCTTGGTTGAATCCATACCGTGTAAATGCATCTACGAGTTATACTTATCCTGAAGAGCACGTTTCTAAAAAACATCCCGAATGGATTTTGAAATATGCTGATGGTAAGAAAATCTTAGACCCAGGTATCCCAGCAGTCTCTGAATACATTTCAGATGTTGTAGCAGATGTTGTAGCTAATTATGACGTAGATGGAATTCATTTTGATGATTACTTCTACTCTTACAATGGAACGACAAGTGAAGATAAAGACACATTTGAAACTTATGGAGCTGATTATACTAACATCGGAGATTGGAGAAGAAATAATATCACCCAAATGTTAGGGAAGGTCAACCGACGAATCAAAGAGTTAAAGCCTTCTGTAAGGTTCGGAATCAGTCCTTTTGGAATATGGAAGCCAAATTATCCACAAGGAATCGTTGGGATGAATGCCTACAATCAGATTTATGCTGATGCACTTTCTTGGTTGGGAGTAGATGTAAATTCGGATACTCCTGTAGGAATTCCAGTTGTGGATTATTTAACACCTCAGTTGTATTGGCCAATTGGAGGTGGACAAGATTATACGAGTTTGGTAAGTTGGTGGGCAGATCAGTGTAAAAAAGCTGAACGTCATTTGTACAGCGGTCATGAGCTAAAATACTTAGATCAAGATGTGGCAACGGCGGCTACAGCTCGTCAATCTGAAGAATATCCTCAAGATTTACATGAGTTGAAAGCTTATATGAACCTTTCAAATTTGGAAGCAAATTCAAGACTACAAGTTCAAAATACTGTATCATCAGAAAATGAAATTGCTAGACAAATACAGGAAGATCGAAAAGAGGAAAATAGAAATAAGAATTCACTTGGTAGTGTGTTTTTCAGAGCACAACAGGTCATGAATGGTATAAATACAGAGGATGTATTTGGAGAAGCTTACGCAGAAGTTGCGTTACCTCCAGCAATGCCTTGGTTGGAAACCGTTGTTCCTAATGCTCCTTCTGATTTAGCGATTGTAGGAGATAGTTTGATTTGGACTGACAATTCGAAAGAGATACCGAATAAGAAATTTGTAGTTTATTATGGTGAAACGGCAAATGCGGAAGCAGTTGTTATCGGTCTAACTTATGGTACTTCAATACATATTTCAAATGTTGATCTTTCGAATTACGAAGTAAAAGTGCTTTCGGAAAATAACATGTGGGAAGAATCTGAACTTGTAAAACCAAATGCTCCTGTAGTGACAAATCCGACACAACTAGAAAATGAAGTACTAGAAGCTGAGGTTCGTATTGATTGGACTTTAGAAGAAGGCTCACTTGGGGTTGAATACCAATGGGCAACTACAAAAGATTTTGATGAAGGAAGTATTGTAGAAAATAGAGGAACTGTAGATACTTCAGTTACTTTCTCAGATTTGATACTTGGAGCAGACTATTATTTCAGAGTTCGTTCTTATAATTCATTAGCGGGTTATGGAGATTGGACAGAAGAAGTTTATCACTTTTACCTCAAAAAGGATTTACCAATGGCACCAAGTCTTTTAGACTTAGATGAAAGTAATGAATTAGATATCGACCATGTCCAAATCACTTGGGAATATCCGATGGGTGTGAATTCAGCAAATTACCAATGGGCAACGACATCCGATTTTGCAGAAGAGAGCATCCTACTTGATGAAGAATCAGAGGTAACAACTAAGTCATTTAGTGAACTCAAAATCGGTCAGAAGTATTATTTCCGAATCAGATCAAATAGCTTGTTGGGGTATGGAGAATGGTCTAATACATATCTATTTTACATGGATGATGCTCTTCTGGTTTCTCCTCAAATTTTGAAACCTACAGATACAGAAAATGAATTGTTGGATGTTGGTACAATAGAAATTACATGGGAATATCCTCTCGGTACTTCATCGGGGCAGTATCAGTGGGCGACATCGTCTGCATTTGAAGAGAGCACAATACTTGAAAGTACAGAGACTCAAGAAACGGACTTTAGTTATACCCTAGACGAAGGAATTAATTATTACTTCCGTATTCGATCAAATGCGGTAGGTAGTCAAAGTGAATGGTCAGCTATTTATCATTTCTATGTAAAAGAAAAAATACCTACGGGTACAGACGATGATAAATTGAACCGAGCTCTGAAGCAGAATTACCCAAACCCGGCTTCAGATATGACTACGGTTGCATTTGAACTAGAAAAACGTTCGGAGGTACAATTGCTTGTTCATGATATAATTGGAAATAGAGTCTACTTGAAGAAAGAAGGGACTCTTGAGGCAGGGAGTCATAAGCTTTCATTAGATGTCTCTAAATGGACTTCTGGAATTTATTTTTACTCCATCATTATTGATGATATTCAGTACACTAAAAAAATGGTAATTGAGTAG
- a CDS encoding PKD domain-containing protein produces MKKSVLNRLKFAGIFALAIGMGACQTEDSESLPITAGLKLANEVTVENPLEAPANVVVINASKNAVSHEWSFPEGYLKNDLNKADSYSGLTPDTIRYDLPGSYTINLDVTDANGVKESTSLDINVVKPMPKLLMDKEAIEMQDSVTFSAKVFTYEGKDVSYSWDFGNGETFTESSVKMAWEEAGMYHILLTVNDGEEVLNSTFEVEVKPELAQGLYFHDLATGKIFRKPLTVRTETEAMATEFSAAHAMDLEVADGKVYVFDAGEGSFFLGSGTAGQLYAFDVVSKEMKVILDAISANNVPYAGTVEGNNVYYLDRREGFRSINKFTENLAEADLPAHFVKNNTLTAFYNSTAQPGEPGGIGWGNMNGDGQLVGDKFYWSKANNGQSIYTFSRDGKTAHDRLLAGVSVKTFKVYKDKIYFAVNVPSTDPNTSAMLKTGLYMCDLNGTNVQEIESYEASEFDQFGNLEGLSYSCLVGITGIAIDEMNDKIYWSYRSADQAPETSGVKRANLDGSEVEMYLSGYAPMGMAIDPVRR; encoded by the coding sequence ATGAAAAAGAGCGTATTAAATAGATTGAAGTTTGCAGGCATTTTTGCGTTAGCTATAGGCATGGGTGCTTGTCAGACAGAAGACTCAGAGAGTCTACCAATTACGGCAGGTTTGAAATTAGCCAATGAAGTTACTGTTGAAAATCCACTTGAAGCACCTGCTAATGTTGTCGTAATAAATGCTTCAAAAAATGCAGTGTCTCACGAATGGTCATTTCCAGAAGGTTATTTAAAAAATGATTTGAATAAAGCGGATAGTTATTCAGGTTTAACTCCAGATACCATCCGTTACGATTTACCAGGTAGTTATACCATTAACTTGGATGTCACGGATGCAAATGGTGTCAAAGAAAGCACATCTTTAGATATCAATGTGGTAAAACCAATGCCAAAGCTTCTGATGGATAAAGAGGCAATCGAAATGCAAGATTCTGTGACTTTCAGTGCTAAGGTTTTTACTTATGAAGGCAAAGATGTGAGCTACTCATGGGATTTCGGGAATGGAGAAACATTTACGGAATCATCTGTGAAAATGGCTTGGGAAGAAGCAGGTATGTATCATATTCTTCTTACTGTCAATGACGGAGAAGAGGTGTTGAATTCTACTTTTGAAGTGGAGGTGAAACCAGAGTTAGCACAAGGTTTATATTTCCATGATTTAGCAACAGGGAAAATTTTCAGAAAGCCGCTAACAGTCAGAACAGAAACAGAGGCGATGGCTACAGAGTTTTCTGCGGCACATGCTATGGACTTGGAGGTTGCTGACGGAAAAGTTTATGTTTTTGATGCTGGTGAAGGTTCGTTCTTCTTAGGCTCGGGTACAGCTGGACAATTATACGCTTTTGATGTTGTGTCAAAAGAAATGAAAGTCATCTTAGATGCTATTTCTGCAAATAATGTTCCCTATGCAGGTACAGTAGAAGGTAACAATGTCTATTATCTAGATCGTAGAGAAGGTTTTCGTTCAATTAATAAGTTTACTGAAAACTTAGCAGAAGCAGATTTACCAGCTCATTTTGTGAAAAATAATACACTAACCGCTTTTTATAATTCAACAGCTCAACCTGGTGAGCCAGGTGGAATTGGATGGGGTAATATGAATGGTGATGGTCAGTTGGTAGGAGATAAGTTCTATTGGTCGAAAGCGAATAATGGACAAAGTATCTATACTTTCAGTAGAGATGGTAAAACTGCTCACGATCGTCTCCTAGCAGGTGTTTCTGTGAAAACATTCAAGGTGTATAAGGATAAAATCTATTTTGCAGTGAATGTACCAAGTACTGATCCAAATACATCTGCAATGCTAAAAACAGGCTTGTATATGTGTGATTTGAATGGTACAAATGTTCAAGAAATTGAAAGCTACGAAGCTTCAGAATTTGATCAATTTGGTAACCTAGAAGGTTTGTCTTACTCTTGTTTGGTGGGGATCACAGGTATCGCTATAGACGAGATGAATGATAAAATTTACTGGAGTTACAGATCAGCAGATCAAGCCCCAGAAACCTCTGGTGTCAAAAGAGCAAACCTAGACGGAAGTGAAGTAGAAATGTATCTTTCTGGTTATGCGCCAATGGGAATGGCAATCGATCCAGTAAGACGTTAA
- a CDS encoding SusD/RagB family nutrient-binding outer membrane lipoprotein translates to MKRFNLTYKLWTFLLVLLVGTTSCDMDSFLDVNQPEDDPVTTTPNFLLPGVEGMLSISFYQHTLRDSYTTQYRTTLWGTSSFHDKWDYRNPYRIGEWRRHYFDVGGNVNNLILRAEKDENYNYVAVGKTIMAYSTMLATDHFGDMPVYEAFQGVIDPHYDAQEEVYKYIENLLAEADVAYEKAGTAKDLPMGNGEDLIYGGDIRKWEGLNKALRAKMHLHLTAIQPDRYAKVLEAVSEAEQVGFEGALYRYDGSGTWSTSPMGPSKSRPQWDHVTNDLDTSLPTTFFMSKVKSASFEDPRLAKLMTAAANAGQGGVENFNGIIVSEGLGTASANDYPTLYGGHWTLDLSSQPLFLDEELQFIKAEAAFQTGDKSTAFAAYQEGIRLNLARLGVETSEVEDLMDSDLVAESVDALTLADIMEQKYVALYLAPESWTDMRRYNFDPTVFRGMTYPSQVLPEMHGDWFNRLPYDPETEYIYNLPEIERLGAKAEDWITKKMWWQK, encoded by the coding sequence ATGAAAAGATTTAATTTAACATATAAATTATGGACATTCTTGTTGGTTCTTTTAGTAGGAACAACAAGCTGTGACATGGATAGCTTTTTGGATGTAAACCAACCAGAAGATGATCCTGTAACCACTACTCCAAACTTCTTATTACCAGGAGTTGAAGGAATGCTTTCAATTTCTTTCTATCAGCATACACTTCGAGATTCATATACAACTCAGTACAGAACGACATTGTGGGGAACGAGTTCATTTCATGATAAGTGGGATTACAGAAACCCTTATCGTATTGGAGAATGGAGACGTCATTATTTTGATGTAGGAGGAAATGTGAATAACCTGATTCTTCGTGCAGAAAAAGATGAAAACTACAATTATGTAGCCGTCGGTAAAACGATTATGGCATACAGTACGATGCTTGCCACAGACCACTTTGGTGATATGCCCGTTTATGAAGCTTTTCAAGGAGTAATTGATCCGCATTACGATGCTCAAGAAGAGGTGTATAAATACATTGAAAACTTATTGGCAGAAGCTGATGTAGCATACGAAAAGGCAGGGACGGCGAAGGATTTACCAATGGGTAATGGGGAAGACCTTATTTATGGAGGAGATATCAGAAAGTGGGAAGGGCTAAACAAAGCCTTAAGAGCTAAAATGCATTTGCACCTTACCGCAATTCAGCCAGATAGATACGCGAAAGTTTTAGAAGCTGTTTCAGAAGCAGAACAAGTTGGTTTTGAAGGAGCACTTTATAGATATGACGGTTCTGGAACTTGGTCTACAAGCCCAATGGGACCTTCTAAGTCTAGACCGCAGTGGGATCACGTTACAAATGATTTAGATACGAGTTTGCCAACAACATTCTTTATGTCAAAAGTAAAGTCCGCATCTTTTGAGGATCCTCGTTTAGCAAAACTGATGACTGCAGCAGCTAATGCAGGTCAAGGTGGAGTAGAAAACTTTAATGGAATTATTGTATCGGAAGGGCTAGGAACAGCGAGTGCCAATGATTACCCAACACTTTATGGCGGTCACTGGACTTTAGATTTATCCTCTCAGCCTCTTTTCCTAGATGAAGAATTACAGTTCATCAAAGCAGAAGCAGCATTCCAAACAGGAGATAAATCAACAGCATTTGCCGCTTACCAAGAAGGTATTCGCTTGAATCTTGCAAGGTTGGGTGTTGAAACTTCTGAAGTTGAAGACTTAATGGATTCCGATTTAGTAGCTGAATCTGTAGATGCACTAACGTTGGCAGATATCATGGAGCAAAAATATGTAGCACTTTACCTTGCTCCTGAGTCTTGGACGGATATGCGTAGATACAATTTTGACCCAACGGTGTTCAGAGGAATGACTTATCCTTCACAGGTGCTTCCTGAAATGCATGGGGATTGGTTCAACCGTCTTCCTTATGATCCAGAAACGGAGTATATCTACAATCTTCCAGAAATCGAGAGATTGGGTGCAAAAGCAGAAGACTGGATTACTAAAAAAATGTGGTGGCAAAAATAA